From Mannheimia pernigra, one genomic window encodes:
- the ispE gene encoding 4-(cytidine 5'-diphospho)-2-C-methyl-D-erythritol kinase → MDLLMEKMILPSPAKLNLFLYITNKREDGYHELQTLFQFLDFCDEIEIEIIDSPEIELTNQLEGVAVEDNLIYRAAKLLQKTTACNKGAKIGITKNLPMGGGVGGGSSNAATVLVGLNHLWQTDLSLEQLAELGLSLGADVPIFVRGVSAFAEGVGEVFTPCEPEEKWYVVLKPEVSISTAIVFNDPNLPRNTPKRDLSKLLSSKWTNDCEKVVRERYSAVEDLMQELLQYAPFKLTGTGACIFAEFSTQAEAEQVFAYRPPETFGFVAKGQNISPLHQTLFQTNHH, encoded by the coding sequence ATGGACTTATTAATGGAAAAAATGATTTTACCCAGTCCAGCTAAATTGAACCTGTTTTTGTATATTACCAACAAAAGGGAAGATGGCTATCACGAGTTACAAACACTGTTTCAGTTTTTAGACTTTTGCGATGAAATTGAGATTGAAATAATCGATAGCCCTGAAATTGAATTAACAAATCAATTAGAAGGGGTTGCCGTTGAAGATAACTTGATTTACCGAGCTGCCAAACTTTTGCAAAAAACAACCGCTTGCAACAAAGGGGCAAAAATTGGCATTACTAAAAATTTGCCGATGGGTGGTGGTGTTGGTGGTGGCTCATCAAATGCCGCTACGGTGTTAGTGGGTTTAAATCATTTATGGCAAACAGATCTTTCACTTGAACAACTTGCTGAATTAGGTTTAAGTTTAGGGGCTGATGTGCCCATTTTTGTAAGAGGTGTGTCAGCTTTTGCTGAAGGAGTCGGTGAAGTCTTCACACCTTGTGAGCCTGAAGAAAAATGGTATGTGGTGCTAAAACCTGAGGTTTCTATTTCAACGGCAATCGTTTTTAATGATCCGAATTTACCAAGAAACACACCAAAACGCGATTTGAGCAAATTATTATCGTCAAAATGGACAAATGATTGCGAAAAAGTTGTGCGAGAACGTTATTCAGCGGTTGAAGATCTTATGCAAGAATTGTTACAATATGCACCGTTTAAGCTAACAGGCACAGGTGCTTGTATTTTTGCTGAATTTAGTACACAAGCAGAAGCTGAACAAGTTTTTGCTTATAGGCCACCAGAGACATTTGGTTTTGTGGCGAAAGGGCAAAATATTTCGCCATTACATCAAACATTATTCCAAACTAACCACCACTAA
- the lolB gene encoding lipoprotein insertase outer membrane protein LolB: MKKRIKILSLSVLLGLMACNSVLQAPTEVPKPTVQIPHNDRQWQQHLGQLAKIQRYSATGQFGYISPKERFSSHFNLQYHTPTHFSLELSSTFSTKSLKLERNERGLTVSDSEGSSRSDSDIEALMKEMIGVSFPIDQFAYWVKGQPEKEGNYIVNEKRQLSQFSYPLNGTIWTSSYVEYHEDREPHLPKLIVLENGSQTLKIRIERWTY; the protein is encoded by the coding sequence ATGAAAAAACGCATAAAAATTTTATCTCTGAGTGTATTGCTTGGCTTAATGGCGTGTAACTCCGTATTACAGGCTCCGACGGAAGTACCAAAGCCAACAGTACAAATTCCACACAATGATAGACAATGGCAACAACATTTAGGGCAATTAGCTAAAATTCAACGCTATAGCGCGACAGGTCAATTTGGTTACATTTCGCCAAAAGAGCGTTTTTCTTCCCATTTCAATTTGCAATACCATACGCCAACGCATTTTAGCTTAGAGCTTTCTTCTACTTTTTCCACTAAATCATTGAAATTGGAACGTAATGAGCGTGGTTTAACGGTTTCAGATAGTGAAGGCAGTAGCCGTTCTGATAGTGATATTGAAGCATTAATGAAAGAGATGATTGGTGTTTCATTCCCAATTGACCAGTTTGCTTATTGGGTAAAAGGGCAACCTGAAAAAGAAGGTAATTATATTGTGAATGAAAAACGCCAGCTTTCGCAATTTAGCTATCCACTCAATGGCACCATTTGGACATCAAGTTATGTAGAGTATCACGAAGATCGTGAGCCACATTTGCCTAAATTAATTGTGCTTGAAAATGGTTCGCAAACTTTAAAAATCCGCATTGAAAGATGGACTTATTAA
- a CDS encoding ribose-phosphate pyrophosphokinase has protein sequence MTDIKLFSGNATPELANRIAKHLYTSLGNATVGRFSDGEIQVQINENVRGGDIFIVQSTCAPTNDNLMELIVMVDALRRASAGRITAVIPYFGYARQDRRVRSARVPITAKVVADFLSSVGVDRVLTCDLHAEQIQGFFDVPVDNVFGSPVLIEDILKKSDLVNPIVVSPDIGGVVRARAVAKLLNDTDMAIIDKRRPKANVSQVMHIIGDVAERDCILVDDMIDTGGTLAKAAEALKERGARRVFAYATHAVFSGAAAQNLANTALDEIVVTDTIPLTNEIKALNKVRVLTLSGMLAEAIRRISNEESISAMFDA, from the coding sequence ATGACAGATATTAAACTGTTTTCGGGCAATGCAACGCCAGAACTTGCTAATCGTATTGCAAAACATCTTTATACTTCATTAGGTAATGCAACTGTTGGTCGTTTTAGCGATGGTGAAATTCAAGTGCAAATCAATGAAAATGTGCGTGGAGGCGATATTTTCATTGTGCAATCAACTTGTGCACCAACGAATGATAATCTAATGGAATTGATTGTAATGGTTGATGCGTTGCGTCGTGCTTCTGCTGGTCGTATTACAGCCGTTATCCCATACTTTGGCTATGCTCGCCAAGATAGACGTGTGCGTTCAGCCCGTGTCCCTATTACTGCAAAAGTGGTCGCTGACTTTCTGTCAAGCGTTGGTGTAGATAGAGTATTAACGTGTGATTTACATGCGGAACAGATTCAAGGCTTCTTTGATGTGCCAGTAGATAATGTATTTGGTTCGCCTGTACTTATTGAAGATATTTTGAAAAAATCAGATTTAGTCAATCCTATTGTAGTTTCCCCTGATATTGGCGGGGTGGTGCGTGCAAGAGCGGTCGCTAAATTATTGAATGATACCGATATGGCAATTATTGATAAACGTCGCCCGAAAGCAAATGTATCGCAAGTTATGCATATTATTGGTGATGTCGCAGAGCGTGATTGTATTTTAGTTGATGATATGATAGATACTGGCGGTACCTTAGCTAAAGCCGCTGAAGCATTAAAAGAGCGTGGTGCACGTCGTGTATTTGCTTATGCAACCCATGCAGTATTCTCTGGAGCAGCAGCACAAAACCTAGCAAATACAGCGTTAGATGAAATTGTGGTAACAGATACTATTCCATTAACTAATGAAATTAAAGCACTTAATAAGGTGCGAGTTTTAACTTTATCTGGAATGCTTGCAGAAGCGATTCGTCGTATTAGCAATGAAGAGTCTATTTCTGCAATGTTTGATGCGTAA
- the msbA gene encoding lipid A ABC transporter ATP-binding protein/permease MsbA produces MNSEKDLSTFKTFKRLWPTISPFKAGLIAGAVALVLNALVDSSLIYLLKPLLDEGFGQANHYFLKLMAALVVVFILVRGVTNYIASYCLAWVSGKVVMTLRRNIFQHLMYMPVSYFDNNPTGRLLSRVTYDTEMVASSASHSLVTIVREGAYLLSLFVVMIYTSWQLSIVLFIMAPIIGLLIGFISKYFRKLSRNIQHSMGELTVTTEQMLKGHKEVLSFGGQKVEKERFDRVSNDMRRKGMKVVSADGISDGVVQLIASFALSAVLYVATFPEVMSENLTAGSFTVVFSSMMAMLRPLKSLTNVNSQFQRGMAACQTLFEFLDLKTEADNGTVNMEKVEGNVKFKNVSFSYLGKENKALNNISFDIPKGTTVALVGRSGSGKSTIANLLTRFYDVDEGEILLDGINIQDYTLKNLREQCSVVSQQVHLFNDTIANNIAYAATDKYSRDEIIAAAKAAHAMEFIEKLDNGLDTVIGENGASLSGGQRQRLAIARALLRNSPVLVLDEATSALDTESERAIQSALDVLQKDRTVLVIAHRLSTIEKADEILVVDHGNIIERGNHTELLAKGGAYKQLHSLQFS; encoded by the coding sequence ATTCAAGCCTCATTTATTTGCTTAAACCACTTTTAGATGAAGGGTTTGGGCAAGCAAACCATTATTTTCTTAAATTAATGGCAGCACTTGTCGTTGTATTTATTTTAGTGAGAGGAGTGACTAACTATATCGCTAGTTACTGCTTGGCGTGGGTTTCGGGCAAAGTGGTAATGACATTACGCCGCAATATTTTTCAGCACTTAATGTATATGCCTGTGAGTTATTTTGATAATAATCCAACTGGGCGTTTACTTTCACGTGTTACTTATGATACGGAGATGGTGGCAAGTTCCGCTTCGCATTCGTTAGTGACTATTGTGCGTGAAGGTGCATATTTGCTCTCTTTGTTTGTTGTGATGATTTACACTAGCTGGCAGCTTTCTATCGTGCTCTTTATTATGGCTCCGATTATTGGTCTGTTAATTGGTTTTATTTCTAAATATTTCCGCAAATTAAGCCGTAATATTCAACACTCAATGGGCGAACTGACAGTGACTACCGAGCAAATGCTAAAAGGGCATAAAGAAGTTCTTTCCTTTGGTGGGCAAAAAGTAGAGAAAGAACGCTTTGACCGTGTTAGCAATGATATGCGTCGTAAAGGAATGAAAGTGGTTTCAGCTGACGGTATTTCTGATGGCGTGGTACAACTTATCGCTTCATTTGCGTTATCTGCCGTACTTTATGTTGCTACCTTTCCTGAAGTAATGAGTGAGAATTTAACTGCGGGCTCATTTACCGTCGTCTTTTCTTCTATGATGGCAATGTTGCGTCCTTTAAAATCATTAACCAATGTAAATTCGCAATTCCAACGTGGTATGGCGGCTTGCCAAACATTATTTGAATTTTTAGATTTAAAAACTGAGGCAGATAATGGCACGGTTAATATGGAAAAAGTTGAAGGGAATGTTAAATTTAAAAATGTAAGCTTTAGTTATTTAGGCAAAGAGAATAAAGCATTAAACAATATTTCTTTTGATATTCCTAAAGGTACAACCGTTGCATTAGTTGGGCGTTCTGGTTCAGGCAAATCAACGATTGCCAATTTACTTACTCGCTTTTATGATGTGGATGAAGGCGAGATTTTACTTGATGGCATAAATATTCAAGATTACACATTGAAAAATTTACGTGAGCAATGTTCTGTGGTTTCACAGCAGGTTCATTTATTTAATGATACGATTGCCAATAATATCGCGTATGCAGCAACAGATAAATATAGCCGAGATGAAATTATTGCAGCGGCAAAAGCCGCGCACGCAATGGAATTTATTGAAAAACTGGATAATGGTTTAGATACTGTGATTGGTGAAAATGGCGCGAGCTTATCGGGCGGGCAACGCCAACGTTTAGCGATTGCGCGTGCCTTGCTGCGAAACTCACCAGTATTAGTACTTGATGAGGCAACTTCTGCCTTAGATACAGAATCAGAAAGGGCGATTCAATCGGCTCTTGACGTGTTGCAAAAAGATCGCACTGTTTTGGTTATTGCTCACCGCTTATCGACGATAGAAAAAGCCGATGAAATTTTAGTCGTCGATCACGGAAATATTATTGAACGTGGTAATCATACAGAATTGTTGGCAAAAGGTGGGGCTTATAAACAGCTTCACAGCTTACAATTTAGCTAA
- the aceE gene encoding pyruvate dehydrogenase (acetyl-transferring), homodimeric type translates to MSENLRNDVDPIETQDWLASLDSLIREEGLERAQFIVEQVISQARAGGVSLPTGTTTDYVNTIPVSEQPAYPGDHKIERRIRSAVRWNAIATVLRSQKKDLDLGGHISTFQSAATMYEVCFNHFFKAPTDKNGGDLIFFQGHAAPGMYGRAFLEGRITAEQMDNFRQEAFTDGLSSYPHPKLMPEFWQFSTVSMGLGPVNAIYQARFLKYLEHRGLKDTADQKVYAFLGDGEMDEIESKGALSFAGREKLNNLIFTISCNLQRLDGPVNGNGKIVQELEGVFTGAGWEVIKVLWGSEWDKLFAKDTSGKLSQLMMEVLDGDYLTFKSKNGAYVREHFFGRYPETAALVADMTDDEIWALRRGAHDSEKLYAAYAKAQKSDKPVVILAQQVKGYRIPEAESKNTAHQSKKMSLESLKGFRDYFELPLTDEQVENLEYIKFEEGSEEYNYLHGKRKDLNGFVPVRKPKFTVEFKVPELSEFQALLDEQPRGISTTMAFSRVLNTLLKDKNIGQQIVPIIADEARTFGMEGLFRQIGIYNPFGQNYVPSDRDLVAYYREAKDGQVLQEGINELGATASWVAAATSYSVSNLPMIPFFIYYSMFGFQRVGDMMWLAGDQLARGFMIGGTSGRTTLNGEGLQHEDGHSHIQAGVIPNCVTYDPAFAFEVAVIVQDGIRRMYGEDQEDIFYYITTLNEITEQPAMPTGAEEGIRKGLYKFETVEGKGKGHIQLLSSGAIMRHVRLAAQILANDYGITADVFSAPSFNELGRDGADVARWNLLHPTEEQRIPYVAQVLADLPTVAATDYMKLYAEQIRAYVPSKHYHVLGTDGFGRSDSRANLREHFEVDERYVVVAALAQLAKEGTVETKVVADAITKFGLNVDRINPLYA, encoded by the coding sequence ATGTCAGAGAACTTGAGAAATGACGTAGATCCAATCGAAACTCAAGATTGGTTGGCATCACTAGATTCGTTAATTCGTGAAGAAGGTTTAGAGCGAGCTCAATTTATCGTTGAACAAGTTATCAGCCAAGCACGTGCTGGCGGCGTGTCATTACCAACAGGTACGACAACGGATTATGTCAATACAATTCCAGTTTCTGAGCAACCAGCTTATCCAGGTGATCATAAAATCGAGCGTCGTATTCGTTCTGCCGTACGTTGGAACGCAATTGCCACTGTTTTGCGTAGCCAGAAAAAAGATCTTGACTTAGGTGGACACATCTCAACATTCCAATCTGCAGCAACAATGTATGAAGTTTGCTTTAACCACTTTTTTAAAGCACCAACGGATAAAAATGGTGGAGATTTAATCTTCTTCCAAGGCCACGCAGCACCAGGAATGTATGGTCGTGCTTTCTTAGAAGGTCGTATTACGGCTGAGCAAATGGACAACTTCCGCCAAGAAGCATTCACAGATGGTTTATCTTCTTACCCTCACCCTAAATTGATGCCTGAGTTTTGGCAATTCTCTACGGTATCAATGGGCTTAGGACCAGTGAATGCAATCTACCAAGCTCGTTTCTTAAAATATTTAGAACATCGTGGTTTAAAAGACACTGCTGATCAAAAAGTATATGCTTTCTTAGGCGATGGCGAGATGGATGAAATCGAATCTAAAGGTGCATTATCATTTGCAGGTCGTGAAAAATTAAACAACTTAATTTTTACTATTAGTTGTAACTTACAACGCTTAGATGGTCCAGTAAACGGTAACGGTAAAATTGTTCAAGAATTAGAGGGCGTATTTACTGGTGCAGGTTGGGAAGTGATTAAAGTATTATGGGGTAGCGAGTGGGATAAATTATTCGCTAAAGATACTTCAGGTAAATTAAGCCAATTAATGATGGAAGTGTTAGATGGTGACTATTTAACGTTCAAATCTAAAAATGGTGCTTACGTTCGTGAACACTTCTTCGGTCGCTATCCAGAAACTGCCGCACTCGTAGCGGATATGACAGATGATGAAATTTGGGCATTACGTCGTGGAGCTCATGATTCTGAAAAATTGTATGCGGCTTATGCAAAAGCACAGAAATCAGACAAACCAGTTGTGATATTAGCTCAACAAGTAAAAGGTTATCGTATTCCTGAGGCAGAAAGTAAAAATACGGCTCACCAATCGAAAAAAATGTCATTAGAGAGCTTAAAAGGCTTCCGTGATTACTTTGAGTTGCCGTTAACTGATGAGCAAGTTGAAAATCTAGAATATATCAAATTCGAAGAAGGTTCAGAAGAGTACAATTATTTACATGGTAAACGTAAAGATTTAAATGGTTTTGTTCCTGTGCGTAAGCCGAAATTTACCGTTGAGTTCAAAGTGCCTGAGTTATCTGAATTCCAAGCATTATTAGATGAGCAACCGCGTGGTATTTCAACTACGATGGCATTCTCTCGTGTGTTAAATACCTTATTGAAAGATAAAAATATCGGTCAGCAAATCGTGCCAATTATTGCGGACGAAGCACGTACTTTTGGTATGGAGGGTTTATTCCGTCAAATCGGTATTTACAACCCATTCGGTCAAAACTATGTGCCATCAGACCGTGATTTAGTGGCTTACTACCGTGAAGCAAAAGATGGCCAAGTATTACAAGAAGGTATCAATGAGTTGGGTGCAACTGCATCTTGGGTTGCTGCTGCAACATCATATTCTGTCAGCAATTTACCGATGATTCCATTCTTCATCTACTACTCAATGTTCGGCTTCCAACGTGTAGGCGATATGATGTGGTTAGCTGGCGACCAATTAGCTCGTGGCTTTATGATTGGGGGAACTTCAGGCCGTACAACCTTAAATGGAGAAGGTTTGCAACACGAAGATGGTCATAGCCATATTCAAGCGGGCGTAATTCCGAATTGTGTCACTTACGATCCAGCATTTGCATTTGAAGTAGCGGTCATTGTTCAAGATGGTATCCGCCGTATGTATGGCGAAGATCAAGAAGATATATTCTACTACATTACCACATTAAATGAAATTACCGAACAACCAGCAATGCCTACAGGTGCTGAAGAGGGTATCCGTAAAGGTTTATATAAATTTGAAACGGTTGAAGGTAAAGGCAAGGGCCATATTCAGTTATTAAGTTCTGGTGCAATTATGCGTCACGTACGTTTAGCAGCTCAAATTCTTGCAAATGACTACGGTATAACTGCAGATGTATTCTCAGCACCATCATTCAACGAATTAGGTCGTGACGGTGCAGATGTAGCTCGTTGGAACTTATTACACCCAACAGAAGAGCAGCGTATTCCTTATGTCGCACAAGTGTTAGCAGACTTACCAACAGTTGCCGCAACAGATTATATGAAACTATACGCTGAGCAAATTCGTGCGTATGTGCCAAGTAAACATTATCATGTGTTAGGTACAGATGGTTTCGGCCGCTCAGACAGCCGTGCAAACTTACGTGAGCACTTTGAAGTTGATGAGCGTTATGTCGTTGTTGCAGCACTTGCTCAATTAGCGAAAGAAGGCACAGTGGAAACTAAAGTTGTTGCTGATGCTATTACTAAATTTGGCTTAAATGTGGATCGTATTAACCCATTATATGCGTAA
- the pyrD gene encoding quinone-dependent dihydroorotate dehydrogenase, whose protein sequence is MYSLIRPFLFSLEAENAHQLSIQALALVGKLPFSPLVTPSNPTTVMGLNFKNPIGLAAGADKNGEAIDGFGKLGFGFIEVGTVTPLAQDGNPKPRQFRVLEAEGIINRNGFNNKGVDALIENVKKAKYDGILGINIGKNALTPIEHSLDDYLTCLRKVYEYCDYVTVNISSPNTKNLRSLQYGEALDDLLVNLKKEQAQLLQKIGQYRPLVLKIAPDLTDEEIASVADSLVRHQIDGVIAGNTTLSRESVVGLTHFEQQGGLSGKPLHQLSSRLIARLSVELNGRVPIIGSGGIHSLESGQEKINAGASLLQVYSAMIYQGPSLIQRLAKHVKLK, encoded by the coding sequence ATGTATTCTCTTATTCGTCCATTTTTATTTTCGCTTGAGGCTGAAAATGCACATCAACTTTCTATTCAAGCTCTTGCATTAGTAGGGAAACTCCCTTTTTCACCTTTAGTTACGCCATCTAATCCGACAACAGTGATGGGGCTTAATTTTAAAAATCCGATTGGTTTGGCAGCTGGAGCAGATAAAAACGGCGAAGCGATAGATGGCTTTGGCAAATTAGGCTTTGGTTTTATTGAAGTTGGTACAGTGACGCCTCTTGCACAAGATGGAAATCCTAAGCCAAGACAATTCCGAGTTTTAGAAGCTGAAGGCATTATTAACCGAAATGGGTTTAATAATAAAGGTGTTGACGCTCTGATTGAGAATGTGAAAAAAGCGAAATATGACGGCATTTTGGGGATTAATATTGGCAAAAATGCACTCACTCCGATTGAGCATAGCTTAGATGATTATCTGACTTGTTTACGGAAAGTGTATGAATATTGCGATTATGTCACAGTAAACATTTCATCGCCAAATACTAAAAATTTGCGTAGTCTGCAATATGGCGAGGCATTAGATGATTTATTGGTTAATTTAAAAAAAGAGCAGGCTCAACTTTTGCAAAAAATTGGTCAATATCGACCGCTTGTATTGAAAATTGCCCCTGATTTAACGGATGAGGAAATTGCTTCTGTGGCAGATAGCTTAGTTCGCCATCAGATTGATGGAGTCATTGCAGGAAATACGACGCTTTCTCGTGAAAGTGTTGTGGGTTTAACACATTTTGAGCAGCAAGGTGGATTAAGCGGTAAGCCTCTGCATCAATTAAGCAGCCGATTGATTGCCCGATTATCTGTTGAATTAAATGGGCGTGTTCCTATCATTGGAAGCGGAGGAATTCATTCGTTAGAGAGTGGGCAAGAAAAGATTAATGCTGGTGCGAGCTTATTGCAAGTTTACTCTGCTATGATTTATCAAGGGCCATCACTTATCCAAAGGTTAGCTAAGCACGTGAAGTTGAAGTAA
- the aceF gene encoding pyruvate dehydrogenase complex dihydrolipoyllysine-residue acetyltransferase, whose protein sequence is MSKQINVPDIGSDEVSVTEVMVKVGDTISVDQSIISVEGDKASMEVPAPEAGVVKEVLVKVGDKVSTGSPMLVLASADAAPEAEAPKAETAPASVATTSAVVEVNVPDIGSDEVNVTEIMVKVGDSVEIDQSIISVEGDKASMEVPAPVAGVVKEILINVGDKVSTGKLIMKFETASSASVQAAPVAEAVAPASTSAIKDVNVPDIGGDEVNVTEIMVKVGDSVSEEQSLITVEGDKASMEVPAPFAGVVKEILVKSGDKVLTGSLIMKFEVTGAEPVVAQNASAPAPQVAPAKTDTVPAAQNQSGLNQEQVVSAAGYAHATPVIRRLAREFGVNLDKVKGTGRKGRIVKEDIQAYVKTAVQVFEKQGGTAAAATGAANGAGLGLLPWPKVDFSKFGEVEEVELSRINKISGANLHRNWVMIPHVTHFDRTDITELENFRKDQNKEAEKRKLDVKITPVVFIMKAVASALEAFPRFNSSISEDAQRLTLKKYINIGVAVDTPNGLVVPVFKNVNKKGIIELSRELMEVSKKAREGKLTASDMQGGCFTISSLGGIGTTHFTPIVNAPEVAILGVSKSEMQPIWNGKEFEPRLMLPLSLSFDHRVIDGADGARFLSYINGVLADIRRLVM, encoded by the coding sequence ATGTCAAAACAAATTAATGTGCCAGATATTGGTTCAGATGAAGTAAGTGTTACTGAAGTGATGGTAAAAGTTGGTGATACTATTTCAGTAGACCAATCAATTATTAGCGTAGAAGGTGATAAAGCCTCAATGGAAGTGCCTGCACCAGAAGCAGGTGTAGTAAAAGAAGTATTAGTGAAGGTAGGCGATAAAGTTTCAACTGGCTCTCCAATGTTAGTATTAGCCTCAGCTGATGCTGCCCCCGAGGCTGAAGCACCAAAAGCAGAAACTGCTCCTGCGTCTGTAGCAACAACTTCAGCAGTTGTTGAAGTAAATGTGCCAGATATTGGTAGCGATGAAGTAAATGTAACTGAAATTATGGTTAAAGTAGGCGATAGCGTTGAAATTGATCAATCAATCATTAGTGTTGAAGGTGATAAAGCGTCTATGGAAGTCCCTGCACCAGTTGCGGGCGTGGTAAAAGAAATTTTAATCAATGTAGGCGATAAAGTTTCAACAGGCAAATTAATTATGAAGTTTGAAACCGCATCATCTGCATCAGTACAAGCAGCCCCAGTTGCAGAAGCTGTTGCACCTGCTTCAACATCTGCAATTAAAGATGTGAATGTACCAGATATCGGTGGCGATGAAGTAAACGTAACTGAAATTATGGTTAAAGTAGGAGATTCTGTATCAGAAGAGCAATCTTTAATTACTGTTGAAGGCGATAAAGCATCAATGGAAGTACCTGCACCATTTGCGGGGGTGGTAAAAGAAATTCTAGTGAAATCTGGCGATAAAGTGTTAACTGGTTCATTAATTATGAAATTTGAAGTAACAGGTGCAGAACCTGTTGTGGCTCAAAATGCGTCAGCTCCAGCACCACAAGTAGCACCAGCGAAAACTGATACGGTCCCAGCCGCTCAAAACCAATCAGGTTTAAATCAAGAACAAGTAGTTTCTGCTGCTGGTTATGCACACGCAACACCAGTAATTCGTCGTTTGGCTCGTGAGTTCGGTGTCAATTTAGACAAAGTAAAAGGTACAGGTCGTAAAGGTCGTATCGTTAAAGAAGATATTCAAGCATACGTCAAAACTGCAGTTCAAGTATTTGAAAAACAAGGCGGAACGGCAGCTGCCGCAACTGGTGCAGCAAACGGTGCTGGTTTAGGCTTATTACCATGGCCGAAAGTGGATTTCAGCAAATTTGGTGAAGTAGAGGAAGTTGAGTTAAGCCGTATTAATAAGATTTCTGGTGCGAATTTACACCGCAACTGGGTAATGATTCCACATGTCACTCACTTTGACCGCACAGACATTACTGAGCTAGAAAATTTCCGTAAAGATCAAAATAAAGAAGCTGAAAAACGTAAGTTAGATGTGAAAATCACACCTGTGGTATTCATTATGAAAGCGGTAGCAAGCGCGTTAGAAGCATTTCCACGTTTCAATAGCTCAATTTCTGAAGATGCACAACGTTTAACATTGAAAAAATACATCAACATCGGTGTTGCAGTAGATACACCAAATGGTTTAGTGGTTCCTGTATTTAAAAATGTGAACAAAAAAGGCATTATCGAACTTTCTCGTGAGTTAATGGAAGTATCGAAAAAAGCACGTGAAGGTAAATTAACGGCTTCAGATATGCAAGGCGGTTGTTTTACTATTTCAAGTTTAGGTGGTATCGGTACTACTCACTTCACCCCGATCGTGAATGCTCCGGAAGTGGCAATTTTAGGTGTATCTAAATCTGAAATGCAGCCAATTTGGAACGGTAAAGAGTTCGAGCCACGCTTAATGCTTCCATTATCCTTATCATTCGACCACCGCGTTATTGATGGGGCAGATGGCGCAAGATTCTTAAGCTATATTAACGGCGTATTAGCAGATATTCGTCGTTTAGTAATGTAA